A window of Chitinophaga sp. MM2321 contains these coding sequences:
- a CDS encoding DUF4290 domain-containing protein — MKEYGRNIQKMVEFLVTIEDDEERQRNAMAVIELMGTLNPHLRNVEDFRHKLWDHIFNISSFSLKVESPYPIPTEEELRAKPDRLPYPKKYPRNRHFGKNLEMVIDKALHEENPEKKEGFTQCIGNYMKLAYTNWHKESVHDDAIKAELLAITGNELDYHPGHTSHTAHVPGFSVSGNTTGEHFRSSKRKNFQQNNKFKSSNSGGGKNNNNSSNKHSNNKYNKNRNK; from the coding sequence ATGAAGGAGTACGGCCGGAATATCCAGAAAATGGTGGAATTCCTGGTTACCATAGAGGACGATGAAGAGCGCCAGCGTAACGCAATGGCTGTGATAGAGCTGATGGGTACGCTGAATCCGCATTTAAGGAATGTGGAAGACTTCAGACACAAACTTTGGGATCATATTTTTAATATATCCAGCTTCAGCCTGAAAGTAGAATCTCCTTATCCGATACCCACTGAGGAAGAACTGAGAGCGAAGCCCGACAGATTGCCTTACCCTAAAAAATATCCCAGGAACCGCCACTTTGGTAAAAACCTGGAAATGGTAATAGACAAAGCCCTGCATGAAGAGAATCCTGAAAAGAAAGAAGGATTTACCCAGTGCATCGGTAACTATATGAAGCTTGCTTATACCAACTGGCATAAGGAAAGTGTACATGACGATGCTATCAAAGCAGAGTTACTGGCTATTACCGGCAATGAACTGGATTACCATCCGGGCCATACTTCTCACACTGCACACGTACCGGGTTTCAGCGTTAGCGGAAACACCACAGGAGAACACTTCCGCTCCAGCAAGCGTAAGAACTTCCAGCAGAATAATAAATTCAAAAGCAGCAACAGCGGCGGCGGAAAGAACAATAACAACAGCAGTAACAAGCACAGTAACAACAAATACAACAAAAACAGGAACAAGTGA